Proteins encoded together in one Ipomoea triloba cultivar NCNSP0323 chromosome 4, ASM357664v1 window:
- the LOC116017711 gene encoding membrane protein PM19L — MARTVARTLAAPLLFLNLIMYLIVLGFSSWCLNKFINGQTHHPSFGGNGATMFFLAFSILAAVLGIVSKFCGGNHLRVWRNDSLAAAGSSAIVAWAVTALAFGLACKEINVGGWRGWRLRVLEAFVIILAFTQLLYVLMLHAGWFSSRYGPGYRDNDYGMGMGGPTAEKGTTGVTGTRV; from the exons ATGGCTAGGACGGTGGCAAGAACCTTGGCTGCTCCATTGTTGTTTCTCAACTTGATAATGTACTTAATTGTGTTGGGGTTTTCTAGTTGGTGTCTCAATAAGTTCATCAATGGCCAAACCCATCATCCTA GTTTTGGAGGAAATGGAGCTACTATGTTTTTCCTGGCGTTTTCGATACTGGCAGCAGTACTGGGGATTGTATCGAAATTCTGTGGCGGGAACCACCTGAGAGTGTGGAGGAACGACAGCCTGGCGGCCGCTGGATCCTCGGCGATAGTTGCCTGGGCTGTAACCGCCTTAGCTTTCGG GTTGGCGTGCAAGGAGATTAACGTGGGAGGGTGGAGGGGGTGGCGGCTGAGAGTGCTGGAGGCGTTTGTCATCATCCTGGCGTTCACACAGTTGCTGTATGTGCTGATGCTCCATGCGGGCTGGTTCAGCAGTCGCTACGGGCCGGGCTACCGGGATAACGACTACGGCATGGGCATGGGCGGGCCCACGGCTGAGAAGGGAACCACCGGCGTTACCGGCACCAGGGTTTAA